From the Lathyrus oleraceus cultivar Zhongwan6 chromosome 4, CAAS_Psat_ZW6_1.0, whole genome shotgun sequence genome, one window contains:
- the LOC127076794 gene encoding ribonucleases P/MRP protein subunit POP1: MVVDGTKKPKVSAPVVAPPRKINVQKFAESRASELQSLQCIVENRLSNDYKSQRNQRRRTTSFNDQIARKGHRRKRQKLGVVDKVNAESVLNKESLMQLSRRTRRRYELKSNPESGFCSSGDGTKRLRTHVWHAKRFSMTKLWGYHLPLGLHGRGKGSRALLRKLKQGVLVHDASYYSAVQLEGPEDSLVSVLRMVLVPSPTEATHPGNHNDSVLSSITYGTAMLHQVGAPVSQAIAPVTYMWRPTFQENITDLGVSDEKIIPDVDLCEKSERLECISSFRHLWVWIHASAFEEGYDNLKLACQKEMENSGISISCSSLEGKLAKLELMGSGTYQLLQKILHPVRSISENHWELKKHVTMEENHVSHNTKSSILKNEEHFSSRAMLSLNVKDPRDLPVKKTVQTEPISTKALSDAQETSCKELADLGGMLGKNKDLTSLSWSEFRDSQSDVDDLWYTTTKGLKPPVEGSVLSMEKHHERMVKFRLDDIDVREENSSKGLCSRSCPILLLKNDMKELTMGWSVILPLCWVKAFWIPLVTNGAHAIGLREKQWVASDSGIPFFPQDFPDCKAYSFFMAAKAAECNQKEELCPPSVRNLRVPILPPWGIIHTTFNKEISSMETLHLSAGEDLTNANSLSKSCPGNFKVLNFDSEISFDGTLARTGCMLTTLLNETKTGRLLLFPYAADGKTRISKFIKGELMLDRSHRSSVIYNHKLCFLRVHLHPFKEGFFEEGAVICAPRPSDIPLWTSSSVKSEAGLKLSESAMRSYFKENSSGKWGMQIPDDSIGRESHRWPIGFVTTACVQGSKRLVAEGFCEAVLLSDLRAEQWKEMPLKQRRTEIYVLVRNLRSVACRLALASIVLEYQENDIDFL, from the exons ATGGTTGTCGATGGAACTAAAAAGCCTAAAGTTTCAGCACCCGTGGTAGCACCACCTCGCAAAATCAATGTGCAGAAGTTTGCTGAATCCCGTGCCTCTGAGCTTCAGAGCCTTCAATGTATTGTTGAAAATAGACTAAGCAATGATTACAAGTCTCAAAGGAACCAGAGAAGAAGAACAACATCATTTAATGACCAAATTGCAAGAAAGGGGCACAGAAGAAAGAGACAAAAACTGGGAGTAGTTGATAAAGTCAATGCTGAATCAGTTTTGAATAAGGAATCTCTAATGCAGCTTTCTCGACGAACACGTCGAAGATATGAACTTAAGAGTAACCCTGAGAGTGGCTTTTGCTCTTCTGGGGATGGAACCAAGAGGCTGAGAACACATGTTTGGCATGCAAAGCGATTTTCCATGACCAAATTGTGGGGTTACCACCTTCCTCTCGGTCTTCATGGAAG AGGGAAAGGTTCGAGGGCGTTGTTGAGAAAGCTCAAACAAGGGGTGCTGGTACATGATGCAAGCTATTACTCTGCTGTTCAATTGGAGGGTCCAGAG GATTCATTAGTTTCAGTATTAAGAATGGTACTTGTGCCCTCTCCCACAGAAGCAACACATCCTGGAAATCACAATGATTCCGTTCTTTCTAGTATAACCTATGGAACTGCAATG CTTCATCAAGTTGGAGCACCTGTTTCTCAGGCAATTGCTCCTGTAACTTATATGTGGCGACCAACTTTCCAAGAAAATATCACAGACCTAGGTGTCAGTGATGAAAAAATTATTCCTGATGTTGATTTATGTGAAAAATCAGAAAGATTGGAGTGTATTTCTTCTTTTAGGCACCTTTGGGTGTGGATACATGCATCTGCCTTTGAAGAAGGATATGATAATCTAAAACTTGCTTGCCAGAAAGAG ATGGAAAATAGCGGCATCTCGATCAGTTGTTCTTCTCTTGAGGGTAAACTTGCAAAATTGGAATTAATGGGATCAGGTACATATCAACTTCTTCAGAAGATATTGCATCCCGTTAGAAG TATTTCAGAAAATCATTGGGAGTTAAAGAAACACGTGACTATGGAAGAAAACCATGTTTCTCACAATACCAAGTCTTCCATACTGAAAAATGAGGAACATTTTTCTTCTCGTGCAATGTTATCTCTTAATGTTAAGGATCCTCGGGATTTACCTGTGAAAAAGACTGTTCAAACTGAGCCAATTTCAACTAAGGCTCTAAGTGATGCACAAGAAACTAGTTGCAAAGAGCTTGCTGATTTGGGAGGAATGTTAGGAAAGAACAAAGACTTGACATCTTTGTCTTGGTCAGAATTTAGAGATAGCCAGTCGGATGTTGATGATCTATGGTATACTACCACCAAAGGCTTGAAGCCTCCAGTGGAAGGAAGTGTTCTTTCTATGGAGAAGCACCATGAACGCATGGTTAAATTCCGCCTTGATGACATAGATGTCAGGGAGGAGAACTCTTCCAAAGGGCTGTGCTCAAGATCTTGCCCTATTCTGCTTTTAAAAAATGACATGAAGGAATTGACCATGGG ATGGTCTGTTATACTTCCCTTATGTTGGGTTAAAGCCTTCTGGATTCCACTTGTCACTAATGGGGCACATGCAATAGGTTTGCGAGAAAAGCAGTGGGTTGCATCTGAT TCGGGGATACCATTTTTCCCTCAAGATTTCCCAGATTGCAAGGCATACTCATTCTTCATGGCTGCTAAAGCTGCCGAATGTAACCAAAAGGAAGAACTTTGTCCTCCTTCTGTAAGGAATTTGAGAGTTCCCATCCTGCCTCCATGGGGTATTATACACACTACTTTCAACAAAGAGATTAGCTCAATGGAGACTCTACACCTTTCAGCTGGGGAAGATTTGACCAATGCTAATTCCTTATCAAAGTCTTGCCCTGGCAACTTTAAAGTCTTAAATTTCGACTCCGAGATTTCATTTGATGGAACTTTAGCAAGGACAGGTTGTATGCTGACTACATTACTCAATGAAACCAAAACTGGTCGATTGCTATTATTTCCTTATGCAGCAGATGGAAAGACCAGAATCTCTAAGTTTATTAAGGGAGAACTAATGCTTGATAGAAGTCATAGAAGTTCTGTCATTTATAACCATAAGCTATGTTTTTTAAGAGTTCATCTTCACCCATTCAAGGAAGGCTTTTTTGAAGAGGGGGCCGTTATTTGTGCGCCACGTCCTTCTGATATACCTTTATGGACTTCAAG TTCAGTGAAAAGTGAAGCAGGACTTAAACTGTCTGAGTCTGCTATGAGATCATATTTCAAAGAGAATTCCTCCGGTAAATGGGGAATGCAGATACCAGATGATTCAATTGGTAGAGAGTCTCACCGGTGGCCTATTGGCTTTGTCACGACAGCTTGTGTTCAAGGAAG CAAGAGGCTTGTAGCAGAGGGATTTTGTGAGGCAGTTTTACTATCTGATTTAAGAGCAGAACAATGGAAGGAGATGCCCCTAAAGCAGAGGAGGACAGAAATATACGTACTTGTCAGGAACTTAAGATCTGTCGCTTGTAGGCTAGCTCTTGCTTCTATTGTCCTAGAATATCAGGAAAATGACATCGATTTTTTGTAA
- the LOC127076798 gene encoding uncharacterized protein LOC127076798 has product METTFISSKEEIIDLNQITLRPFHLSDLDDLMVITTDKKVANFCSWKPYTSKDQGVNFIENTPTKFLWCKAICLSDRAIGRISLKSRSPHDKSRNKTAELGYVLASKYWGKGIATCAVKQVLKVVFNELSHLERVEAFVDTENVGSQRVLEKAGFQKEGVLRKYLFMKGKNRDMIMFSVLSSDLQL; this is encoded by the coding sequence ATGGAGACAACTTTTATTTCTTCCAAAGAAGAGATTATTGATTTGAACCAAATCACACTCCGACCCTTTCATCTCTCAGACCTTGATGATCTCATGGTAATAACTACTGATAAAAAAGTGGCCAATTTCTGTTCTTGGAAACCTTACACAAGCAAAGACCAAGGCGTCAACTTCATTGAAAATACACCAACCAAGTTTCTATGGTGCAAAGCAATATGTCTTAGCGATCGCGCTATTGGACGTATTTCACTGAAATCAAGATCACCACATGATAAAAGCAGGAACAAAACTGCAGAACTTGGTTATGTTCTAGCCTCTAAATATTGGGGTAAAGGGATTGCCACATGTGCTGTGAAACAAGTTCTTAAGGTTGTTTTCAATGAACTGTCACACTTGGAAAGGGTTGAAGCTTTTGTTGATACTGAAAATGTTGGGTCTCAGAGAGTTTTGGAGAAAGCAGGCTTCCAAAAGGAAGGAGTTCTGAGGAAGTATCTGTTCATGAAAGGAAAAAATAGAGACATGATCATGTTCAGTGTTCTTTCTAGTGATCTCCAATTATGA
- the LOC127076796 gene encoding uncharacterized protein LOC127076796: protein MEGTLISSKPCAKENSIDLTRITLRPFNLTDLDDVMVWTTDEKVAKFCSWKPYTSKDQGIRFIEDTESKFLCCKAICLDDRAIGCMMMFSPDDKCRNKSAELGYHLGSEFWGKGIGTCAVKQIVNLAFSELSYLERLEALVDVENVGSQRVLQKAGFKMEGVLRKYLLMKGKSRDMIMFSVLSTDL, encoded by the coding sequence ATGGAGGGAACACTTATTTCTTCCAAACCATGTGCCAAAGAAAATAGCATTGATTTAACCCGAATCACACTGCGACCCTTTAATCTTACTGACCTGGATGATGTTATGGTGTGGACAACTGATGAAAAAGTGGCCAAGTTTTGCTCTTGGAAACCTTACACCAGCAAAGATCAAGGTATCAGGTTCATCGAAGATACAGAAAGCAAGTTTCTATGCTGCAAGGCGATATGTCTTGATGATCGTGCTATTGGGTGTATGATGATGTTCTCGCCTGATGATAAATGTAGAAACAAATCTGCAGAACTTGGCTATCATCTAGGCTCTGAATTCTGGGGTAAAGGGATTGGTACGTGTGCTGTGAAACAAATTGTTAATCTTGCATTCAGTGAATTGTCATACTTGGAAAGGCTTGAAGCTCTGGTTGATGTGGAAAATGTGGGGTCTCAAAGAGTGTTGCAGAAAGCTGGTTTCAAAATGGAGGGAGTTCTGAGGAAGTATTTGTTGATGAAAGGAAAAAGCAGAGATATGATTATGTTCAGTGTTCTTTCAACTGATCTCTAA
- the LOC127076800 gene encoding 40S ribosomal protein S3a, protein MAVGKNKRISKGKKGGKKKAADPFAKKDWYDIKAPSVFQVKNVGKTLVSRTQGTKIASDGLKHRVFEVSLADLQGDEDNAFRKIRLRAEDVQGKNLLTNFWGMDFTTDKLRSLVRKWQTLIEAHVDVKTTDNYTLRMFCIGFTKRRANQVKRTCYAQSSQIRQIRRKMREQMVNQATSCDLKELVRKFIPEMIGKEIEKATCGIYPLQNVFIRKVKILKAPKFDLGKLMEVHGDYSEDVGTKVERPADETVVEGTPEIVGA, encoded by the exons ATGGCTGTAGGGAAGAACAAACGGATTTCAAAGGGAAAGAAGGGTGGCAAGAAGAAGGC CGCCGATCCCTTTGCAAAGAAGGACTGGTATGATATCAAAGCTCCTTCTGTCTTCCAGGTCAAGAATGTCGGCAAAACCCTTGTATCCCGTACTCAGGGTACCAAG ATTGCTTCCGATGGACTCAAACATCGTGTGTTTGAGGTATCATTGGCTGATCTTCAAGGAGATGAAGACAACGCTTTCAGGAAGATTAGATTGAGGGCTGAAGATGTTCAGGGGAAAAACCTCTTGACCAACTTCTGG GGTATGGATTTCACAACTGACAAGCTCAGGTCATTGGTTCGCAAATGGCAAACTCTTATTGAAGCCCATGTTGATGTGAAAACCACCGATAATTACACTCTTAGGATgttttgcattgggttcacaaAGAGGAGAGCAAACCAAGTTAAGAGGACTTGTTATGCCCAATCAAGCCAAATCAGACAG ATCCGTAGGAAGATGAGGGAGCAAATGGTCAACCAGGCAACATCCTGTGACCTAAAAGAGCTTGTCCGCAAATTTATCCCTGAGATGATTGGAAAGGAGATTGAGAAGGCCACATGTGGCATCTATCCTCTTCAGAATGTTTTCATTCGTAAAGTCAAGATCTTGAAAGCTCCCAAGTTTGATCTCGGGAAACTGATGGAG GTTCATGGTGATTACTCAGAAGATGTTGGTACCAAGGTAGAAAGACCTGCTGATGAGACAGTGGTTGAGGGAACCCCCGAAATTGTTGGAGCTTGA